Proteins encoded in a region of the Psychromicrobium lacuslunae genome:
- a CDS encoding VOC family protein, with translation MLGLSGAGILTQEKIITVSFNHTIIAAKDRHESAKFYRDIFGLPEALSWGPFINIQLDDGVLLQFAEPPVEIQMQHYAFLVDDDRFDRAYTWLQENGVEHWADPQRQRPNETNTEHGGRGVYFMDPAGHGLEIITRPYF, from the coding sequence ATGCTGGGGCTTAGCGGCGCTGGCATTCTGACTCAGGAGAAAATCATCACAGTTAGCTTTAATCACACCATTATTGCCGCCAAAGATCGGCACGAATCAGCTAAGTTCTATAGGGATATTTTTGGCCTCCCGGAGGCGCTCAGCTGGGGGCCGTTTATTAATATTCAGCTTGACGACGGGGTATTGCTGCAGTTCGCGGAACCGCCAGTTGAAATCCAGATGCAGCATTACGCTTTCCTGGTGGATGACGATCGCTTTGACCGGGCTTACACCTGGTTGCAAGAAAACGGCGTCGAGCATTGGGCTGACCCGCAGCGGCAGCGGCCGAATGAAACCAACACCGAGCACGGCGGCCGAGGGGTTTATTTTATGGACCCGGCGGGGCACGGGCTGGAGATCATCAC